The following are encoded together in the Salmonella enterica subsp. enterica serovar Choleraesuis genome:
- the ydgI gene encoding putative arginine/ornithine antiporter, translated as MEKKLGLAALTALVLSSMLGAGVFSLPQNMAEVASPAALLIGWAITGVGILMLALAMLLLTRIRPDLDGGIFAYASAGFGELTGFLSAWGYWLCAVIANVSYLVIVFSALSFFTDTPELKLFGDGNTWQSIVGASVLLWLVHALVLRGVQTAASINLAATLAKLVPLGLFVVLAVMAFQLNTFRLDFTGLALGVPVWEQVKNTMLITLWVFIGVEGAVVVSARARNKRDVGRATLLAVIAALGVYLLVTLLSLGIMPRDALAEMRNPSMAGLMVTMIGPVGEIIIAAGLIVSVCGAYLSWTIMAAEVPFLAATHRAFPKYFARQNKNNAPSASLWLTNISVQICLVAIWLTGANYNNLLTIASEMILVPYLLVGAYLLKIARTPLQYFIGAGATVYGIWLLYASGLMHLLLSVVLYAPGLLVYLYARRSHQMEQPLTMVEKSIMALMLIGALPATWMLTV; from the coding sequence ATGGAAAAAAAGCTGGGTCTGGCCGCACTGACTGCGTTAGTGCTGAGTTCAATGCTGGGCGCGGGGGTCTTCAGCCTGCCGCAGAATATGGCCGAAGTAGCAAGCCCCGCCGCTTTGCTGATTGGCTGGGCCATTACCGGCGTCGGTATTCTGATGCTGGCGCTGGCCATGCTGCTGCTGACGCGCATCCGTCCCGATCTTGACGGCGGGATCTTTGCTTATGCCAGCGCAGGTTTTGGTGAGCTGACAGGTTTTCTTTCCGCATGGGGCTATTGGCTGTGCGCGGTTATCGCGAACGTCTCCTATCTGGTTATCGTCTTCTCAGCACTGAGCTTTTTCACCGATACGCCCGAATTAAAACTGTTCGGCGACGGCAATACCTGGCAATCGATAGTCGGCGCTTCGGTGCTGCTCTGGCTGGTACACGCGCTGGTTTTACGCGGTGTACAAACTGCGGCCAGTATCAATCTGGCGGCGACCCTGGCTAAGCTGGTTCCACTGGGGCTGTTTGTGGTACTGGCCGTGATGGCGTTTCAGCTCAATACCTTCCGCCTGGATTTTACCGGACTAGCGCTGGGCGTTCCGGTATGGGAGCAGGTTAAAAACACCATGCTGATTACTCTGTGGGTATTTATCGGGGTTGAAGGCGCGGTGGTCGTGTCGGCAAGGGCGCGTAATAAGCGTGATGTGGGCCGGGCGACGCTGCTGGCGGTTATCGCCGCTCTGGGGGTTTATCTGCTGGTGACGCTGCTGTCCCTGGGCATCATGCCGCGCGATGCGCTGGCTGAAATGCGTAACCCGTCAATGGCCGGATTAATGGTGACCATGATTGGTCCCGTGGGTGAAATTATTATTGCCGCCGGTCTTATTGTTTCCGTGTGCGGGGCCTATCTCAGCTGGACGATTATGGCCGCAGAAGTTCCGTTCCTGGCGGCGACTCACCGGGCTTTTCCGAAATATTTTGCCCGCCAAAACAAGAATAATGCGCCGTCTGCCTCGCTATGGCTGACCAATATCAGCGTACAGATTTGCCTGGTGGCTATCTGGCTGACCGGAGCAAACTACAACAACCTGCTGACCATCGCCTCAGAGATGATTCTGGTGCCTTATTTGCTGGTAGGGGCCTATTTACTGAAAATTGCCCGTACCCCGCTGCAATATTTTATTGGCGCAGGGGCTACGGTTTACGGTATCTGGCTGCTCTATGCTTCTGGTTTAATGCACCTGCTGCTTTCAGTTGTCCTTTATGCGCCAGGCCTGCTGGTCTATCTTTATGCCCGCCGCAGCCATCAGATGGAACAGCCGCTGACAATGGTTGAGAAAAGTATCATGGCGCTGATGCTTATAGGCGCGCTGCCAGCGACCTGGATGCTGACGGTATAA
- the pntA gene encoding NAD(P) transhydrogenase subunit alpha, with translation MRIGIPTERLAGETRVAATPETVGQLLKLGFTVAVEQGAGRLASFDDQAYAVAGAELRAAADIWQSDIILKVNAPSDDEIALIKPGALLTGFIWPAQNPELLEKLAAHNITVMAMDSVPRISRAQSLDALSSMANIAGYRAIVEAAHEFGRFFTGQITAAGKVPPAKVMVIGAGVAGLAAIGAAGSLGAVVRAFDTRPEVKEQVQSMGAEFLMLDFEEQAGSGDGYAKVMSDEFIKAEMALFAAQAREVDIIVTTALIPGKPAPKLITREMVDSMRPGSVVVDLAAQNGGNCEYTVPGKIFTTDNGVKIIGYTDLAGRLPTQSSQLYGTNLVNLMKLLCKQKDGTVQIDFDDVVIRGVTVVRDGEITWPAPPIQVSAQPKAAAAQSKPAVAEPEKPAPKWRKYALLALVIILFGWLANVAPPEFLGHFTVFALSCVVGYYVVWNVSHALHTPLMSVTNAISGIIVVGALLQIGHGGWVSVLSFIAVLIASINIFGGFTVTQRMLKMFRKQ, from the coding sequence ATGAGAATTGGTATACCAACGGAGCGACTGGCCGGCGAGACCCGGGTGGCCGCCACGCCAGAAACCGTGGGCCAGCTATTAAAGCTGGGCTTTACGGTTGCGGTAGAGCAAGGGGCGGGCAGGCTGGCGAGTTTTGATGACCAGGCCTATGCCGTCGCCGGGGCTGAATTGCGCGCAGCGGCGGATATCTGGCAGTCCGATATTATATTAAAAGTTAATGCGCCGTCAGACGATGAAATCGCGCTGATAAAACCCGGCGCGTTACTGACCGGATTTATCTGGCCAGCTCAGAACCCGGAGTTGCTGGAGAAACTGGCTGCGCATAACATTACTGTGATGGCGATGGACTCAGTGCCGCGCATCTCACGCGCCCAATCGCTGGATGCATTGAGCTCTATGGCGAACATCGCCGGGTATCGGGCGATTGTTGAAGCAGCCCATGAGTTTGGCCGCTTCTTTACCGGCCAGATAACCGCCGCCGGGAAAGTCCCGCCAGCTAAAGTGATGGTTATCGGTGCGGGCGTTGCCGGCCTTGCTGCCATCGGCGCGGCGGGTAGCCTGGGGGCAGTGGTCCGTGCCTTTGATACCCGGCCTGAAGTTAAAGAGCAGGTGCAAAGTATGGGCGCTGAATTCCTGATGCTCGATTTTGAAGAGCAGGCGGGCAGCGGCGACGGCTATGCGAAAGTAATGTCGGACGAGTTCATTAAGGCCGAAATGGCGCTGTTCGCGGCCCAGGCGCGTGAAGTGGATATTATCGTCACGACTGCGCTTATTCCCGGCAAACCGGCACCTAAACTGATTACCCGCGAAATGGTCGATAGCATGCGCCCGGGCAGCGTGGTGGTGGATTTAGCCGCTCAGAACGGTGGTAACTGCGAATATACGGTACCGGGCAAAATCTTCACCACTGACAACGGCGTTAAAATCATCGGCTATACCGACCTGGCCGGACGCCTGCCAACCCAGTCTTCACAGCTTTACGGTACCAACCTGGTCAACCTGATGAAGCTTCTGTGTAAGCAAAAAGACGGCACGGTACAGATAGATTTCGACGATGTGGTTATCCGCGGCGTAACCGTGGTGCGCGATGGCGAAATTACCTGGCCGGCACCGCCTATTCAGGTTTCCGCCCAGCCTAAAGCCGCTGCGGCTCAGTCGAAGCCTGCCGTCGCTGAACCGGAAAAACCGGCACCCAAATGGCGTAAGTATGCGCTGCTGGCGCTGGTCATCATTCTGTTTGGCTGGCTGGCTAACGTGGCTCCTCCTGAGTTCCTGGGGCACTTTACGGTATTTGCTCTGTCCTGCGTGGTGGGCTACTACGTGGTGTGGAATGTTAGCCATGCGCTACACACACCGCTGATGTCGGTGACTAACGCTATCTCCGGGATAATCGTGGTCGGTGCGTTGCTGCAAATTGGCCATGGGGGCTGGGTGAGCGTGCTGAGCTTTATTGCGGTACTGATTGCCAGCATCAATATCTTCGGTGGCTTCACCGTAACCCAGCGCATGCTGAAAATGTTCCGTAAACAATAA
- the fumC gene encoding fumarate hydratase class II, whose product MAAQRSEKDSMGEIAVPADKLWGAQTQRSLEHFKISSEKMPVALIAALAQTKRAAAQVNMDLGLLEAAKGAAIIAAADEVLAGKHPDEFPLAIWQTGSGTQSNMNMNEVLANRASELCGGVRGMERKIHPNDDVNKSQSSNDVFPTAMHVAAVQAINHDLLPALDILAATFKKKSQAYADIVKIGRTHLQDATPLTLGQEISGWEAMLNHSRRHIVDAIPHLAELALGGTAVGTGLNTHPEYARRVAQALAELTGQPFVTAPNKFEALASCDALVQAHGALKGLAASLMKIANDVRWLASGPRCGIGELSIPENEPGSSIMPGKVNPTQCEAMTMLCAQVLGNDVAINIGGASGNFELNVFRPLVIHNFLQSVRLLADGMVSFDEHCASGIEPNRERIDRLLNESLMLVTALNTHIGYDKAAEIAKKAHKEGLTLRQSALALGYLTDAQFDEWVVPENMVGSRA is encoded by the coding sequence ATGGCCGCGCAGCGCAGCGAAAAAGATTCGATGGGCGAAATCGCCGTACCCGCCGATAAACTTTGGGGAGCGCAGACCCAGCGCTCTCTCGAGCATTTCAAAATCTCTAGCGAGAAGATGCCGGTGGCGCTGATTGCCGCACTGGCACAGACCAAGCGGGCGGCGGCTCAGGTGAATATGGATCTTGGCCTGCTGGAGGCCGCTAAAGGTGCGGCGATTATTGCGGCGGCGGATGAAGTTCTGGCCGGAAAACATCCGGATGAGTTCCCTCTGGCGATATGGCAGACCGGCTCCGGCACCCAGAGCAATATGAATATGAACGAGGTGCTGGCTAACCGCGCCAGTGAGCTATGCGGTGGCGTACGCGGGATGGAGCGTAAAATTCACCCAAATGATGACGTCAATAAAAGCCAAAGCTCTAACGATGTGTTCCCGACGGCGATGCATGTGGCGGCGGTGCAGGCGATTAACCATGACCTGTTGCCTGCACTGGATATTCTTGCGGCGACGTTTAAGAAAAAATCGCAGGCTTATGCCGATATCGTCAAAATTGGCCGCACCCATTTACAGGATGCCACGCCGTTGACCCTTGGTCAGGAGATTTCTGGCTGGGAGGCGATGCTAAACCACAGCCGGCGGCATATTGTCGATGCAATTCCTCATCTGGCGGAGCTGGCACTGGGCGGTACGGCGGTGGGCACAGGCTTAAATACCCATCCCGAATATGCCCGGCGGGTAGCGCAGGCCCTGGCCGAACTGACCGGCCAGCCATTTGTCACCGCCCCGAATAAGTTTGAAGCGCTGGCCAGCTGTGATGCACTGGTTCAGGCCCACGGCGCGCTGAAGGGGCTGGCCGCGTCGCTGATGAAAATCGCCAATGATGTACGCTGGCTGGCATCCGGCCCGCGCTGCGGCATTGGTGAGCTTTCTATTCCGGAAAATGAACCCGGCAGCTCGATCATGCCTGGCAAAGTTAATCCAACTCAGTGTGAGGCCATGACCATGTTGTGCGCCCAGGTTCTGGGTAATGACGTGGCGATTAATATCGGCGGGGCTTCAGGTAACTTTGAGCTAAACGTATTCCGTCCTCTGGTTATCCATAACTTCCTGCAATCGGTGCGCCTGCTGGCCGATGGGATGGTGAGCTTTGACGAGCATTGTGCCTCTGGCATTGAGCCAAACCGGGAGCGTATCGATCGGCTGCTTAATGAATCGCTGATGCTGGTGACCGCGCTCAACACTCATATTGGCTACGACAAGGCCGCGGAAATAGCTAAAAAAGCGCATAAAGAGGGGCTAACTCTGCGCCAGTCGGCGCTGGCGCTAGGCTATCTGACCGATGCGCAGTTTGATGAATGGGTGGTACCAGAGAATATGGTCGGCAGCCGGGCCTGA
- a CDS encoding dihydromonapterin reductase, translating to MMPARQTIVITGAGRRIGLALARHFLDREMAVIISYRQRTAAIEQLEAAGVTCIYADFSSDSGILTFAQALEQRGQNLRAIIHNASAWLPESPETPAAETLQAMLQIHVHAPYLLNLALEPLLRGQGAAGADIIHITDYVVERGSSKHIAYAASKAALDNLTRSFASRMAPEVKVNAIAPSLIMFNEDDDEAYRIRALNKSLMKLVPGEQEIVNAVEYILSSRYMTGRTLALDGGRNLT from the coding sequence ATGATGCCCGCCCGACAGACTATCGTTATCACCGGAGCCGGGCGTCGTATCGGCCTGGCGCTGGCCCGCCATTTCCTTGATAGAGAGATGGCGGTAATAATCAGCTACCGTCAGCGCACCGCTGCCATAGAGCAACTTGAAGCAGCGGGCGTAACGTGCATCTATGCCGATTTTTCCAGCGACTCCGGTATTCTCACCTTTGCCCAGGCCCTGGAACAACGCGGCCAGAATCTGCGTGCGATTATTCATAATGCCAGCGCCTGGCTACCGGAAAGCCCGGAGACGCCCGCAGCGGAAACCTTACAGGCGATGCTGCAGATTCACGTCCACGCCCCTTACCTGCTTAATCTGGCTCTGGAGCCGCTGTTACGTGGCCAGGGTGCGGCAGGTGCCGATATTATTCATATCACCGATTATGTGGTCGAGCGCGGCAGCAGTAAACATATCGCCTACGCCGCCAGTAAAGCAGCCCTAGATAACCTCACCCGCTCTTTTGCCAGCCGGATGGCCCCGGAAGTAAAAGTTAACGCTATTGCCCCGTCGCTAATTATGTTTAACGAAGATGACGACGAAGCCTACCGTATTCGCGCCCTAAATAAATCGCTGATGAAGCTGGTTCCCGGGGAGCAGGAAATCGTGAATGCCGTCGAGTATATTTTGAGCAGCCGCTATATGACAGGCCGAACTCTGGCACTGGATGGCGGTCGCAACCTTACCTGA
- a CDS encoding DNA-binding response regulator produces the protein MNKIVFVEDDPEVGALIAAYLGKHDIDVVIETRGDRAEQVIAEQQPDLVLLDIMLPGKDGMSLCRDLRPGWQGPIVLLTSLDSDMNHILALEMGANDYILKTTPPAVLLARLRLHLRQHAQNQTGSEPRSLKPRQTLNFGTLCIDALNRQVTLGGEIVPLSTSDFDLLWELATHAGQIMDRDALLLTLRGVSYDGMDRSVDVAVSRLRKKLHDSATEPYRIKTIRNKGYLFAPHAWESVE, from the coding sequence ATGAATAAAATTGTCTTTGTTGAAGACGATCCCGAAGTTGGGGCGCTTATCGCCGCCTACCTCGGTAAACATGATATTGATGTCGTCATTGAAACCCGTGGCGATCGCGCTGAACAGGTTATTGCGGAACAGCAGCCTGACCTGGTGCTGCTCGACATCATGTTACCGGGCAAGGACGGTATGTCTTTATGTCGCGATCTGCGCCCTGGCTGGCAGGGTCCGATAGTGCTTCTGACTTCGCTCGACAGCGATATGAATCATATTCTGGCGCTGGAGATGGGCGCTAATGATTACATTCTCAAAACCACCCCGCCAGCCGTATTGCTGGCCCGCCTGCGCCTGCATCTTCGTCAGCATGCCCAGAACCAAACCGGCAGTGAGCCCCGAAGCCTGAAACCGCGTCAAACCCTGAATTTTGGCACTCTGTGCATTGATGCGCTAAATCGCCAGGTGACGCTTGGAGGCGAGATAGTGCCGCTATCGACATCTGATTTTGACCTGCTGTGGGAACTGGCGACCCATGCCGGTCAGATAATGGACCGGGATGCCCTGCTGCTAACGCTACGCGGCGTAAGTTATGACGGCATGGATAGAAGCGTGGACGTCGCAGTGTCGCGACTGCGTAAGAAACTGCACGATAGCGCCACAGAGCCTTACCGGATTAAAACCATCCGCAATAAGGGATACCTGTTTGCACCGCACGCCTGGGAAAGCGTGGAGTAA
- a CDS encoding two-component sensor histidine kinase produces MKKLFIQFYLLLFVCFLVMTMLVGLVYKFTAERAGRQSLDDLMKSSLYLMRSELREIPPRDWNRTINDLDLNLSFKLNIEPLNKFHLDATDSQRLREGEIVALDAEYTFIQRIPRSHYVLAVGPIPYLFFLHQMRLLDVALIALIAFSLAIPVFIWIRPHWQDMLKIETSAQRFGAGHLDERIHFSEESSFKRLGVAFNQMADNINALITSKKQLIDGVAHELRTPLVRLRYRLEMSENLSDEESLALNRDIGALEALIEELLTYARLDRPQTEQQLSVFDMSSWLDDYIADLQIMHPDHQLSLEQNRGADYGLVDPRLMARVLDNLVNNALRYSNNQLRIGLWRDGNQALLQVEDDGPGIPEEERTRVFEPFVRLDPSRDRATGGCGLGLAIVASIAQACGGGISVDSSPLGGARFRFSWPVVSDQATTNA; encoded by the coding sequence ATGAAGAAACTTTTTATCCAGTTCTACCTGCTACTGTTTGTCTGTTTTCTGGTAATGACAATGCTGGTTGGCCTGGTCTATAAATTTACCGCCGAGCGGGCTGGTCGCCAGTCATTAGATGATTTGATGAAAAGCTCGCTCTATCTGATGCGCAGCGAGCTTCGCGAGATACCACCGCGCGACTGGAACCGTACCATCAACGATCTGGACCTCAATCTTTCCTTCAAACTAAATATTGAGCCGCTTAATAAATTCCATCTGGATGCAACCGATAGCCAGCGACTGCGCGAAGGTGAAATCGTTGCGCTCGATGCCGAGTACACTTTTATTCAGCGTATTCCACGCAGCCACTACGTACTGGCCGTTGGCCCTATTCCCTATTTATTCTTCCTGCACCAGATGCGGCTGCTGGATGTGGCGCTGATTGCATTGATTGCCTTTTCGCTGGCTATCCCTGTATTTATCTGGATTCGACCCCACTGGCAGGACATGCTCAAAATCGAAACCTCTGCCCAACGTTTTGGGGCTGGGCATTTGGACGAACGTATTCACTTTAGCGAAGAGTCGAGCTTTAAGCGGCTGGGCGTCGCCTTTAACCAAATGGCTGACAACATTAATGCGCTGATTACCAGCAAAAAGCAGCTGATTGATGGTGTGGCTCATGAATTGCGAACGCCGCTGGTACGCCTGCGCTATCGGCTAGAAATGAGTGAAAACCTGAGTGATGAAGAGTCGCTGGCGCTCAATCGAGATATCGGCGCGCTGGAGGCGTTGATTGAAGAACTGCTAACTTATGCCCGCCTCGACAGACCTCAAACCGAGCAGCAGCTTAGCGTGTTTGATATGAGTAGCTGGCTGGATGATTACATCGCTGACTTACAAATTATGCATCCTGACCACCAGCTTTCGCTGGAGCAAAATCGCGGGGCCGATTATGGATTAGTCGATCCCCGGCTAATGGCCAGGGTACTGGACAATCTGGTCAATAACGCCCTGCGCTATAGCAACAATCAGCTGCGTATTGGGCTATGGCGCGACGGCAACCAGGCTCTGTTGCAGGTAGAGGATGACGGGCCAGGAATTCCCGAGGAGGAACGTACGCGGGTATTTGAGCCTTTTGTCCGCCTCGATCCCAGCCGCGATCGGGCTACCGGTGGCTGCGGGCTGGGATTGGCGATTGTTGCCTCCATCGCTCAGGCCTGTGGTGGCGGCATCAGCGTAGACAGCAGCCCTCTCGGTGGCGCACGCTTTCGCTTCTCCTGGCCGGTGGTTTCCGACCAGGCCACGACCAACGCTTAA
- the pntB gene encoding NAD(P) transhydrogenase subunit beta, whose protein sequence is MSDGLVTAAYIVAAILFIFSLAGLSKHETSRQGNIFGITGMAIALIATILGPYTSNIGWLLVAMIIGGAIGIRLARRVEMTGMPQLVAILHSFVGLAAVLVGYNSYIDHGPGMSAVMENIHLTEVFLGVFIGAVTFTGSLVAFGKLQGKLSSKPLMLPHRHKLNLLALVVSLILLFRFVGSESTGTQTFALVLMTLIALAFGWHLVASIGGADMPVVVSMLNSYSGWAAAAAGFMLSNDLLIVTGALVGSSGAILSYIMCKAMNRSFISVIAGGFGSDGGPSAHEEEVGEYREITAQETAELLKESRSVIITPGYGMAVAQAQYPVAEITSRLRALGVNVRFGIHPVAGRLPGHMNVLLAEAKVPYDIVLEMDEINDDFADTDTVLVIGANDTVNPAAQDDPGSPIAGMPVLEVWKAQNVVVFKRSMNTGYAGVQNPLFFKENTQMLFGDAKQSVEAILKAL, encoded by the coding sequence ATGTCTGATGGATTAGTAACAGCAGCATACATTGTTGCCGCGATTCTTTTTATCTTTAGTCTGGCAGGGTTATCGAAACACGAAACCTCGCGTCAGGGGAACATTTTCGGCATTACCGGGATGGCGATTGCGTTGATAGCGACGATTCTCGGCCCGTATACCAGTAACATTGGCTGGCTTTTAGTGGCGATGATTATTGGTGGTGCTATCGGTATTCGCCTGGCGCGTCGGGTAGAAATGACCGGCATGCCGCAGCTGGTCGCTATTCTGCACAGCTTTGTTGGTCTCGCTGCGGTGCTGGTGGGCTATAACAGCTACATTGACCACGGACCGGGCATGTCGGCGGTGATGGAGAATATCCACCTAACCGAAGTGTTCCTTGGCGTATTTATCGGTGCGGTGACCTTTACCGGATCGCTGGTGGCATTTGGCAAGTTACAGGGCAAACTCTCGTCAAAGCCTTTGATGCTGCCCCATCGTCATAAACTTAACCTGCTGGCGCTGGTCGTTTCCCTGATTTTGTTGTTCCGCTTTGTGGGCAGTGAAAGTACCGGTACTCAAACTTTCGCTCTGGTGTTGATGACCTTAATCGCCCTCGCATTTGGCTGGCATCTGGTGGCATCCATTGGCGGTGCCGATATGCCGGTAGTGGTTTCGATGCTGAACTCCTACTCGGGATGGGCAGCGGCAGCGGCAGGTTTTATGCTCAGTAACGACCTGCTGATTGTCACCGGTGCATTGGTCGGTTCCTCGGGTGCCATTCTGTCGTACATCATGTGTAAAGCGATGAACCGCTCGTTTATCAGCGTGATTGCCGGTGGCTTTGGTAGCGATGGCGGCCCGTCGGCGCATGAGGAGGAAGTAGGGGAATATCGGGAGATAACGGCCCAGGAAACCGCCGAACTGTTGAAAGAGTCGCGCTCCGTTATTATCACCCCAGGCTACGGTATGGCAGTCGCTCAGGCTCAGTATCCGGTGGCGGAAATTACCTCGCGCCTGCGCGCTTTAGGGGTCAACGTGCGTTTTGGTATTCATCCGGTGGCCGGGCGCTTGCCTGGGCATATGAACGTATTGCTGGCAGAGGCCAAAGTGCCATACGACATCGTGCTGGAAATGGATGAAATCAACGATGACTTTGCCGATACCGACACAGTGTTGGTCATTGGCGCTAACGATACCGTTAACCCGGCGGCGCAGGATGATCCCGGCAGCCCAATAGCCGGTATGCCGGTGCTGGAAGTGTGGAAAGCGCAGAATGTCGTGGTGTTTAAGCGCTCAATGAATACCGGTTATGCCGGTGTGCAGAACCCGCTGTTCTTTAAAGAGAATACCCAGATGCTGTTTGGTGATGCGAAGCAGAGCGTAGAGGCCATTCTCAAGGCGCTGTAA
- the tus gene encoding DNA replication terminus site-binding protein — protein sequence MDYDLPQRLTATFRAMELNLLELKEQMSACRLLVARTFELPPVVKGEEENPREQIEVRQRLGKKAWSQTLDHFSHLFIQQQSENHSTKAALRLPGAVCLEVSPDQRMEILRLTETVNGYKEQLEHLVTVETGLPSAARFEWVHRYLPGLITLNAYRRLTLIEQPSTVRFGWANKQIIKNLRRNEVLTMLEKSLKANRAVAPWTKEQWAERITQEYNDIAALPENARLKIKRPVKVQPIARVWYPRHQKQVQYACPSPLIVLCPDASRNSVPEIGELLNYDAENINHRHRPLAEPMTLMIPRLHLWLAP from the coding sequence ATGGATTACGATTTGCCGCAACGCCTTACCGCGACCTTCCGCGCGATGGAGCTAAACCTGCTTGAGTTAAAAGAGCAGATGAGCGCCTGCCGGTTATTAGTCGCCCGTACTTTTGAGCTGCCGCCGGTGGTTAAAGGTGAGGAAGAGAACCCGCGTGAACAGATTGAAGTCCGCCAGCGGCTGGGCAAAAAGGCCTGGAGCCAGACATTAGACCATTTTAGCCATTTGTTTATTCAGCAGCAGTCGGAAAATCACAGTACCAAAGCGGCATTGCGCCTGCCGGGAGCCGTTTGTCTCGAGGTATCGCCCGACCAGCGTATGGAAATCCTGCGTCTAACGGAAACGGTTAATGGTTATAAAGAGCAGCTTGAACATCTGGTGACGGTAGAGACCGGTCTGCCCAGCGCCGCCCGCTTTGAATGGGTGCATCGTTATCTGCCAGGGCTGATCACCCTTAACGCCTATCGCCGCCTGACATTGATTGAGCAGCCTTCCACGGTCAGATTTGGCTGGGCCAACAAGCAAATTATCAAAAATCTGCGCCGGAATGAGGTTCTGACCATGCTGGAAAAGAGCCTGAAAGCGAACCGGGCCGTTGCGCCATGGACTAAAGAGCAGTGGGCAGAACGAATAACCCAGGAATATAACGATATCGCCGCCCTGCCGGAAAATGCACGGCTTAAAATTAAGCGGCCGGTAAAAGTACAGCCGATAGCGCGAGTCTGGTACCCGCGCCACCAGAAGCAAGTGCAGTATGCCTGCCCATCACCGCTAATTGTGCTGTGCCCCGATGCCAGCCGCAATTCAGTGCCAGAGATAGGCGAGCTGCTTAACTACGATGCGGAAAATATTAACCACCGTCACCGGCCATTAGCTGAACCGATGACCTTAATGATCCCGCGTCTGCACCTGTGGCTGGCCCCCTGA